The genomic segment gaactgatctacacaaggaggaggtaattaagccatttcattccagtgttttgtacctgtggcacatctaaaaactccaggacaccggcccttaaggactggagtttgacacctgtggtttaGGTGAAACCAGATTTCTGTCGTCATTCCAGAATAAATCCCATCAACCCTCTCTTGAGGTTTTTACAGAACTGCCTCAAAGGCAGATAACAGCAGAACAAACCAAGCTGCCACAAGTTTTATCTGTCAGTGCAGGGTGGAGAAAAACATCTTTGCAGATTCAGGAAGAACAGACAAACCTTCAGAGAGACCAGGGCAGATGTGAACGCTAATTACGAGTCTGGCACTGCAAACGGTTTTTGAAGTACATCAGGccgtattttatattttgggaGTCAGAGAAGGTACTAGGGTTTCGAAACATGTTGTACATGTTCTCGTTGTAGGTCTGACTGCCCGGTGGTTGATTGACTTTGGGTTGGTGATCGATGGTGATGTCATCGCAGGAGCCAATATAGAGAGATCCAAGGCCGTCGATGAAAAactctaaaatatatatatatatatataagaaaagAGAACTCAGAATATCAAAAAATTCATCATTTTGACTTGCCTTTTCAAGCCAAAATGATGTGAAATCAAGTCAAATATATGTGGtattattgaaaaaataaagtagtgCACATTAATTTCTACAAATTAAAGTGAACCCTACTTTTAGTCAGCATATCTTCGGATgtcatttaaattattcagaaatGCATAAAAGCCACATGCTTTGCTTTTTCAATAAGAAATCTGAACTCAGTGTTTTTACTGTACTCACCAATGTGAGCTACCCTGTTGAGGCGGGGGTCAAAGCCGACCTGTCGGACTTTATCCGTGTGAGCCAAGAAGAAATTAGTGACCCCATCCGTCACAACACAGTGAGGAAATCCCTCAATTACATGATGAAATCCTCTTCTGATGTGCAAGCAGTCTCCGTCGTCCTCTCCTGGCTCGATGGACATGGTTTGTCTGAAGGTACCACCATCTACTGCACCCCCAACctacaaaaatggaaaacatggagTCAAATCTCTGCAATAAAACTTTATTGACTCATTTTGAGCAACAATTTATCTTCCAGGGCACCAACCAGATCCAGAGTGGTCCTCTCTAAAACGTCTACAAGCTTCTCCAGCTTGGTATTGGCCGTGAAGAGAAAGTCATCGTCCACCCAAAGCACATATTTGGTCGTGACCTGGGAAACAGCCAGGTTTCGTCCAGCAAACCAACCCTACAACACAAGAGGTTTGAGCTCTACAGACTCAGAGAGAATTAGCTGCAACAGTAGAGAAGGACCAGCTTGCTTACCTTCCCAAAAGGCATGATGTACTGCTCGATGTAAGGCCCAGAAATGGTTTTTGGGTTCTCACTGTCATCAGCAATTATTATCGTGACTGTGGGATAGTATTTTCTGATACTGTCAATAAGCTTTTGAAGCTTTTCATAACGCAGGAAGGTctttgttgctatggtaacaaactTGCTGACGTTGTACTCTGCAGAGGTTAGACAGACTTTATGTTAAGCACTCTTTCTGCAGAAATCACTGGTTTGGCTGTGACAAATACAAAGATCATGCTACTGTACCTTCCTGAGGTCCAGTGTCGTAAAGTTTTGGAGTTACTCCATGACGGATCTTGATGCTGAAGGCAGCTTGATGACCTTCTGTCTCAAGCTCCACTAAgggacacacaaaaaaaaaaaaaaaaaaaaaaagtgattcgTTTCCTCtctattttggaaaataatgaCCCCTCTAAATGCAGTGCTAGTTAAAAACTTCACATCCACTCACTATGTACAGGTACatattattttgtgcttttagaGATGCATTTGAAcagtatgaaatatttaaaaacaagtgtttgaattttgtttaactCTCTCTCTTACTAATGTTGATCTTTATGAGGATTTTTGaccaaatcaaaaaaaaaaatgaataatttgccAATGCAGGAGAATCAGCTGActcacattttcattaattaaagaaacacaaagtatttataACATGACACCCAACACagttaaaatatgtaaaacatgtttagaaatatttggttaaatgttCCTTTGCAAGTTGCAAAGACACAAGGTAAGGTAGGAAAGgtcattttgtttatattgcacattttcagcaacaaggcagttcaaagtgctttacatgaattagaaggaaatacaaacaaaacat from the Xiphophorus maculatus strain JP 163 A chromosome 20, X_maculatus-5.0-male, whole genome shotgun sequence genome contains:
- the LOC102228614 gene encoding beta-1,4 N-acetylgalactosaminyltransferase 1-like: MWYLRKPVLLAILVSVVLVLVLLYSWPTCAYNTADLWQRLGATKERHLEERLPEPDTRLSSVPFQIRKSVSDLLERNGCVCEAETPVENLHFDQLLFPKLPAQSLHTASNTSELGKMKMRRAKEYKAFQQRPKTAADTLIITKANNPLQYPTQGVEVRPLKTIIIPGLALHDLPRDHYTINITATLGTLNVAAEVEGVKIKGDGGMHMSLSSSLLLNLNRQLQFVTYTNTKYHPNTADTVELETEGHQAAFSIKIRHGVTPKLYDTGPQEEYNVSKFVTIATKTFLRYEKLQKLIDSIRKYYPTVTIIIADDSENPKTISGPYIEQYIMPFGKGWFAGRNLAVSQVTTKYVLWVDDDFLFTANTKLEKLVDVLERTTLDLVGGAVDGGTFRQTMSIEPGEDDGDCLHIRRGFHHVIEGFPHCVVTDGVTNFFLAHTDKVRQVGFDPRLNRVAHIEFFIDGLGSLYIGSCDDITIDHQPKVNQPPGSQTYNENMYNMFRNPSTFSDSQNIKYGLMYFKNRLQCQTRN